In Trichoderma asperellum chromosome 1, complete sequence, a single window of DNA contains:
- the PPH1 gene encoding Serine/threonine-protein phosphatase PP2A catalytic subunit produces MDTNMEDVGRVPADVSPVQTEPATRSTLEQWIENLMNCKQLSEADVQRLCDMGREVVQDESNVQPVKCPVTVCGDIHGQFHDLMELFKIGGPSPDTNYLFMGDYVDRGYYSVETVSLLVALKIRYPQRITILRGNHESRQITQVYGFYDECLRKYGNANVWKIFTDFFDYLPLTALIENQIFCLHGGLSPSIDTLDNIRALDRVQEVPHEGPMCDLLWSDPDDRCGWGISPRGAGYTFGQDISEAFNHNNGLTLVARAHQLVMEGYNWSQDRNVVTIFSAPNYCYRCGNQAAIMEIDEHLKYTFLQFDPCPRAGEPMVSRRTPDYFL; encoded by the exons ATGGACACCAATATGGAGGATGTCGGGCGAGTGCCTGCGGATGTGTCGCCGGTGCAGACAGAACCCGCAACGAGATCCACGCTGGAGCAGTGGATTGAGAACCTGATGAACTGCAAGCAGCTGTCCGAGGCCGACGTCCAGAGGCTGTGCGACATG GGTCGAGAAGTTGTTCAGGACGAATCAAACGTGCAGCCAGTA AAATGCCCCGTCACTGTCTGTGGCGATATCCACGGTCAATTTCACGATTTAATGGAGCTGTTCAAGATTGGCGGCCCGAGTCCCGACACCAACTATCTTTTCATGG GCGACTACGTCGACAGAGGATACTACTCGGTCGAGACCGTCTCCCTTCTCGTTGCCCTCAAAATCCGATACCCCCAGCGCATTACCATCCTCCGAGGCAACCACGAGTCGCGCCAGATCACACAAGTCTACGGCTTCTATGACGAATGCCTTCGCAAATACGGCAACGCCAACGTGTGGAAGATATTCACCGACTTCTTCGACTACCTCCCCCTGACTGCCCTGATTGAGAACCAGATTTTCTGCCTCCACGGCGGCCTCTCCCCCAGCATCGACACACTAGATAACATCAGGGCCCTTGATCGTGTGCAAGAAGTTCCCCACGAAGGTCCCATGTGCGATCTCCTATGGTCCGACCCAGACGACCGCTGCGGTTGGGGAATCTCTCCCCGCGGTGCGGGGTACACTTTTGGCCAGGACATTTCAGAGGCATTCAACCACAACAACGGCTTGACGCTGGTGGCACGAGCGCATCAGCTTGTGATGGAGGGATACAACTGGTCTCAGGATCGAAACGTGGTGACAATCTTTTCAG CGCCAAATTACTGCTACCGATGCGGTAACCAGGCTGCTATAATGGAAATTGATGAGCATCTGAAATATACCTT cttgcAATTTGATCCGTGCCCGAGAGCGGGAGAACCAATGGTCTCGAGAC GAACACCCGATTACTTCCTCTAA